A stretch of the Candidatus Alcyoniella australis genome encodes the following:
- the rho gene encoding transcription termination factor Rho has product MNLKSLKEKKISELTKIARDFNVEGASGMRKQELIFALLQAQAEKSGLIYGEGTLEILPDGFGFLRAPDYNYLPGPDDIYVSPSQIRRFNLRTGDTVSGQIRPPKEGERYFALLKVEAVNYEEADAIRDKILFDNLTPLYPDEKLNLEHSAEAYSTRIMDLLTPLGKGQRGLIVSPPKAGKTMILQDIAHAVAKNHKEVYLIVLLIDERPEEVTDMQRSVKGEVISSTFDEPAQRHVQVAEMVIEKAKRLVEHKRDVIILLDSITRLARAYNTVVPHSGKILSGGVDSNALHKPKRFFGAARNIEEGGSLTIIATALVDTGSRMDEVIYEEFKGTGNMEIHLERKLADRRIFPAIDINRSGTRKEELLLDKDSLARIWLLRRVLSPLNAIDSMEFLLDRIIGTEDNEGLMSAMNK; this is encoded by the coding sequence CTGAACCTTAAGAGCCTTAAAGAGAAAAAGATTTCCGAGCTGACCAAGATCGCCCGCGACTTCAACGTCGAAGGCGCCTCGGGCATGCGCAAGCAGGAGCTGATCTTTGCCCTGTTGCAGGCCCAGGCCGAGAAGAGCGGACTGATCTACGGCGAGGGAACCCTCGAGATCCTGCCCGACGGGTTCGGCTTTTTACGCGCGCCGGATTACAACTACCTGCCCGGCCCCGACGATATCTACGTCTCGCCGAGCCAAATCAGGCGCTTCAACCTGCGCACCGGCGACACGGTCTCGGGCCAGATCCGCCCGCCCAAAGAGGGCGAGCGCTACTTCGCCCTGCTCAAGGTCGAAGCGGTCAACTACGAGGAGGCCGACGCGATCCGCGACAAGATTCTCTTCGACAACCTCACTCCGCTCTATCCCGACGAGAAACTCAACCTCGAACACAGCGCCGAGGCCTACTCCACCCGCATCATGGATCTGCTCACCCCCCTGGGCAAAGGGCAGCGCGGTCTGATCGTCTCACCGCCCAAGGCCGGCAAAACGATGATCCTCCAGGACATCGCCCACGCCGTGGCCAAGAACCACAAAGAGGTCTACCTGATCGTGCTGCTGATCGACGAGCGACCCGAGGAGGTCACCGACATGCAGCGTTCGGTCAAGGGCGAGGTGATCAGCTCAACCTTTGACGAACCGGCCCAGCGCCACGTGCAGGTGGCCGAAATGGTGATCGAGAAGGCCAAGCGTCTGGTCGAGCATAAGCGCGACGTGATCATCCTGCTCGACTCGATTACCCGTCTGGCCCGCGCCTACAACACCGTAGTGCCGCACTCAGGCAAGATCCTCTCCGGAGGCGTGGACTCCAACGCGCTGCACAAGCCCAAACGCTTTTTCGGCGCCGCGCGCAACATCGAGGAGGGCGGCAGCCTGACGATCATCGCCACGGCCCTGGTCGACACCGGCAGCCGAATGGACGAGGTGATCTACGAGGAGTTCAAGGGTACCGGCAACATGGAGATCCACCTCGAGCGCAAGCTCGCTGACCGCAGAATTTTCCCGGCGATCGACATCAACCGCTCCGGAACCCGCAAAGAGGAACTGCTGCTGGACAAGGACAGCTTGGCGCGTATCTGGTTGCTGCGCCGCGTGCTCTCGCCGCTCAACGCCATCGACTCGATGGAATTTTTACTCGACCGGATCATCGGCACTGAGGACAACGAAGGGCTCATGTCCGCGATGAACAAGTAG
- a CDS encoding ATP-binding protein, translated as MPKLKLLQQLESPELRRRLIWSAGLRYGTLITLWLVIVLPADGWRLADYPLFHIALAGAVAINTAYLMCYWQWRFVTQANYIATVFDVLGISALVLLTGLTQSPFVLLYFVQIMASILLINVMQALLASIYGLVMFTILAGGTALGLIARINPVLTGTALLENSIYMPSLLVVLCLFIGYAFMINLVLSVGVRERSAKIEQSLTRLNSSREELMSSFYRLEAMGDRLSKERRGRELAEEVLWRMERLTTQGRLAGAILPQLRQYLTTIVTQAELIASGRTNPERATETSLRISEVAHRLDGLLELMAPGDSQGMRDLFSPVELNQTVETCVEQVGPEARTHQAVVETSLDANIPPIHGVRMQIEQIVLSLLGHCMDALPAEAGHIKIETVLGEDSSISLIVSDNGRGIPEEQMSRIFEPFFSPQDSQGSNNLGLHLARILIQRHGGDIKVKSSPGRGTSFRITLPSN; from the coding sequence TTGCCCAAACTAAAGCTGTTACAGCAACTGGAAAGCCCTGAGCTGCGGCGTCGGCTGATATGGTCGGCGGGCCTGCGCTACGGCACTCTAATCACCCTGTGGCTGGTGATCGTGCTGCCTGCGGACGGCTGGCGGCTGGCGGACTATCCGCTTTTCCACATCGCCTTGGCGGGCGCGGTGGCGATCAACACCGCCTACCTGATGTGCTACTGGCAGTGGCGCTTCGTGACCCAGGCCAACTACATCGCCACGGTCTTCGACGTGCTGGGAATCAGCGCGCTGGTGCTGCTCACCGGGTTGACCCAAAGCCCGTTCGTGCTGCTTTACTTCGTGCAGATCATGGCCTCGATCCTGCTGATCAACGTGATGCAGGCGCTGCTGGCGAGCATCTACGGCCTGGTGATGTTCACGATCCTCGCCGGCGGAACGGCTCTGGGGCTGATCGCCCGTATCAACCCGGTCCTGACCGGCACGGCCCTACTCGAGAATTCGATCTACATGCCCTCGCTGTTGGTGGTGCTGTGCCTGTTCATCGGCTACGCGTTCATGATCAACCTGGTGCTCAGCGTGGGGGTGCGCGAACGCAGCGCCAAGATCGAGCAATCCCTGACGCGGCTCAACTCCTCGCGCGAGGAGTTGATGTCAAGCTTTTATCGCCTGGAGGCGATGGGCGACCGGCTGTCCAAGGAGCGCCGCGGGCGCGAGCTGGCCGAGGAGGTGCTGTGGCGCATGGAGCGGCTGACCACCCAGGGGCGGCTGGCCGGCGCGATCCTGCCCCAACTGCGGCAGTACCTGACCACGATCGTCACCCAGGCCGAGCTGATCGCCTCGGGCCGCACCAACCCCGAACGCGCCACCGAGACCTCGCTACGCATCAGCGAGGTCGCCCATCGGCTGGACGGCCTGCTCGAGCTGATGGCCCCGGGCGACAGCCAGGGGATGCGCGACCTGTTCAGCCCGGTCGAGCTCAACCAGACCGTGGAGACCTGCGTGGAGCAGGTCGGCCCCGAGGCCCGCACGCACCAGGCGGTGGTCGAGACCTCCCTGGATGCGAACATCCCGCCGATCCACGGCGTACGGATGCAGATCGAGCAGATCGTGCTCAGCCTGTTGGGCCATTGCATGGACGCGCTGCCCGCCGAGGCCGGTCACATTAAAATTGAGACCGTGCTGGGCGAGGATTCCTCGATCTCGCTGATCGTCAGCGACAACGGCCGGGGAATTCCCGAGGAACAGATGTCGCGGATCTTCGAGCCGTTCTTCTCGCCCCAGGATTCACAGGGCTCGAACAACCTCGGCCTGCACCTGGCGCGGATCCTGATCCAGCGCCACGGCGGCGATATCAAAGTCAAATCGAGCCCCGGCCGGGGCACGAGCTTCAGGATCACCCTTCCCTCAAATTAA